ATTACTTTCCCATTTCTACCACCCTTCTCATATTCCTCTAAAGCTTCTTTGAATTTTTCCAGCGGAAAAGTAGATTGAATATCAACTTTAACTTTTTGGGAAATCAGATGGGTAAAAACGGTTCTGAATGCAGTTTCTCTTTCTTCTTGCTTCAGGCTTTCCAAATAAGAGGTTAACCAAAAACCTTCAACTTTTATATTTTTGAAAATCAAAAGACCCGAATTCAAAGGAATATTTTCCAAACTCAATAATCCAAAAACCATCATTTTTCCATTGTTTTTGAGGCAGGATAAAGCTCTAGCACCTAAAGTACCACCTACAGCATCAAAAACCACGTTGACCCCCTCGCCTGTCTTTTCCATGATGATTTTTTGAAGTTTTTCTTTTTCAGTGTTGACCACCAAATCAGCCCCCAAACTTGTCAAGTACGCTTTTTGTTCATCCCTTCTCACAGTACAGGCAATATTGATACCCTTTTGTTTGGCCATTTGAATGACCAATTTTCCATATGCGGAAGCTCCTGCTGTGATCAAAACCCAATCTCCCCGTATCAGCCCACTGGTTTCCAGCATTCCATAGGCTGTCAATGGATTGATAAACGCCTGACATGCAACCTCATCCGACATACCTTCAGGTGTAGGGATAACCAAATGCGCTGGTACACAGACATACTCTTTCCAGGTTCCAATACTTGTAAAAATCACCCTGGTTCCAACTGGAATTGTATTTTTCTCATCAGCCAAATCAACCACCCCTGCTGCTTCAAAACCTGCACTGCTCGGCAGTTTTGGTGTGATCCCGTACATTCCACGAACAAACATTATATCCGATGGATTGATGTTTCTGGCAGTAACTTTAATTCTTACTTCATGGGGTTTAGGCTGTGGTATAGGCGCCTCCTCTAAAATTAAAACTTCATTGGGCATTCCCGTTTGATTGAATATTACCTGCTTCATGCTATCTGTATATGTTAATTAATGTTTTTTCGAATTGGAAGTTAAAAAAAAATACTCGGTATGCATAATATTTTTTAAATATGGGTAGCCTAAGAAAAGTAAATTATTTAACTTGTTCAGTCACTCAAAAAAACTAAAATTATGGATCTATCAACTCTTTTTTCATTGATGAATGGTGTCGCGCTGATTACTGGAGCGAGTAAAGGTATAGGATATAGCATAGCAGAAACTTTTGCTGCTGCCGGTGCCAAAGTTGTAATCAGCAGCAGAAAACAGGATGCTTTGGATGAAATGGCGGATAAACTTAGAGCTAAAGGATATGAAGTGACCGGTATTGCCTGCAATGTCGGAAAAAAAGAAGAATTGGAAAATCTGGTTCAAAAGACCATAGAATTATATGGACAGATAGATGTGTTGGTCAACAATGCAGCGAGTAATCCGGTGTTTGGTCCAGTACATGATACCAGTTTGGAAGCTTTTGATAAGATTATGGAAGTAAATGTCCGGGCACCTTTTCACCTGATGAATCTTTGTTTTCCATACCTAAGGACTTCCCCTATAGCTTCGGTCATTAACATCAGTTCCATTGGTGGGATTTCTCCTGAACAGGGTTTGGGCATCTACAGTGTAAGCAAAGCTGCATTGATCTCCCTTACCAAAGTTTATGCGAAAGAATGGGGAGACCACAAAATAAGGGTAAATGCCATTTGTCCGGGTTTGATAAAAACCAAATTCTCTGAAGCCTTGTGGAGCAACGACAAAATCATGCAGCAAATAATAAAAAAACTTGCCATAAAAAGAGCAGGAACAAGTGAGGAAATCGGGGCTGTTGCACTCTTTTTGGCTTCCAAAGCTTCCTCTTATACCACAGGAGCAGTTCTGACAGCAGATGGTGGTTTCACAATTTAAATCAGTTTATCCATGAGCAATTCGGAATTCCTGACTTCAAGCCGCACAGAAGAACTATTACCAAAGTACAGGGCATTTTTAAAGGAACATCTTTATCCAATTGAAAAAGAAATAATTTATGGGTCTTTCAAGGCCCACCTGCCTCAATTAAATTCCCTACGGCAGTTGGCCAAAAAAGAAAAGCTCTTTGCTCCACATCTTTCAGAATCTGAAGGTGGCCTAGGGCTATCTTTGTTTGAATTTGCCGGAATCTCGGAAGTTTTGGGCAGCAGTCCATTGGGACATTATATTTTTAATTGTCAGGCACCTGACATAGGAAATATGGAATTGATGCATCAGTTTGCCAGCAAAGAACTTAAAGATCAATATCTGAAGCCTTTGCAAAGAGGTGAAATTAGAAGCTGCTTTGCGATGACTGAACCGGAACATGCGGGAAGCAATCCCAAGCATCTATCCACGCTTGCCATAAGAGATGGTGACCATTATGTCATAAATGGCCATAAATGGTTTACGTCTTCAGCGGATGGGGCAAGTTTTACCATAGTAATGGCTGTCACCGATCCCCAAAATCCAAACCCTTATCAAAGAGCAAGCATGATTTTAGTGCCTTTGGACAATTCTGGATATAAACTGATCAGGAATATCCCTATCATGGGAGATGTGGGAGAAGATTATATGTCTCATGGAGAAGTAAGCTTCACAGATTGCCGGGTACCTGTAAGCAATCTTATAGGTTATGAAGGACAGGGATTTGTTTTAGCCCAGGAAAGATTGGGGCCAGGAAGAATCCATCATTGCATGAGATGGATAGGCATCTGCGAAAGAGCTTTGGATTTGATGTGCAAAAGGGCAGTCTACAGAGAATTGGACCCGGGAAGACCGCTTGCCTCTCAACAAACGATCCAAAACTGGATTGCTGAATGCTCAGCATCAATCAAGGCTTCAAGATTGATGGTCATGAACACAGCCTATCAAATAGAAAAATCCGGAGCAAAGGCCGCCAAAGAAGATATTTCAACCATCAAGTTTTTCGTTTCCGATGTCCTGATGAAAGTATTGGATAAGGCCATTCAAGTACATGGTGGCTTGGGAATTACAGATGATACCTTACTTTCTTTTTGGTACCGACATGAACGTGGGGCAAGAATTTATGATGGACCGGATGAAGTGCATAAGTCTGTTTTGGCCAGAAGCATTTTAAAACCCTACATGAATCATGAATAAAGAGCCTAAAGGACTGGAAAATCTTTTCCCGTATTTAGAAACCAAACTGAAACTTGATCCCCAATCTACTGTAATCAGTCAATTTAAAGGCGGATATTCCAACCTTACTTACCTGATCCAATCACCATCCGGACAATACGTACTCAGGAGACCACCTTTGGGATTGAAAATCAGTAAAGCCCATGATATGGTAAGGGAGTTCAGGATTTTGGAAGCTTTAAAAAAGGCCGGTTATAAAAAAATCCCGGATCCCATTATTTGCTGTGAAGATGAAAATGTGATCGGTGCTCCTTTTTTCATCATGGAAAAAGTGGAAGGGCTGATTTTGAGGAACAGGATTCCTGAAGGAATGGATTTGAATGAAGATTATTTCAGAAATCTATCCCAGAATACGATGGATGTACTTTTGGAACTCCATCATTTGGAATTGGAAAAATCAGGGTTGCTGGAATTGGGAAAACCTCAGGGATATGTTGAAAGACAAGTTCATGGCTGGTCTGAAAGATATTTTCAATCCAAGACTGATGAACTTTCGGAGATGGAGACAGTCATTGATTGGCTCAAAGCAAATATGCCGAAAAATGAAAATATCGGATTTATCCACAATGATTACAAATATGACAATCTTGTATTGACAGGACCGGAAGATCCGGGGATCAAAGCTGTTTTGGATTGGGAAATGGCTACCGTTGGGGACCCCTTGATGGATTTGGGGACATCTCTCGCCTATTGGGCTGAAGCAAAGGACCCT
This window of the Aquiflexum balticum DSM 16537 genome carries:
- a CDS encoding phosphotransferase family protein; its protein translation is MNKEPKGLENLFPYLETKLKLDPQSTVISQFKGGYSNLTYLIQSPSGQYVLRRPPLGLKISKAHDMVREFRILEALKKAGYKKIPDPIICCEDENVIGAPFFIMEKVEGLILRNRIPEGMDLNEDYFRNLSQNTMDVLLELHHLELEKSGLLELGKPQGYVERQVHGWSERYFQSKTDELSEMETVIDWLKANMPKNENIGFIHNDYKYDNLVLTGPEDPGIKAVLDWEMATVGDPLMDLGTSLAYWAEAKDPDTLKMFNLTYPAGNFSRQQAIDYYASKSNLKLDHILFYYAFGLFKVGVIAQQIYKRYTLGFSQDPRFAGLIHVVRACGKTALKSIKTEKI
- a CDS encoding SDR family NAD(P)-dependent oxidoreductase encodes the protein MDLSTLFSLMNGVALITGASKGIGYSIAETFAAAGAKVVISSRKQDALDEMADKLRAKGYEVTGIACNVGKKEELENLVQKTIELYGQIDVLVNNAASNPVFGPVHDTSLEAFDKIMEVNVRAPFHLMNLCFPYLRTSPIASVINISSIGGISPEQGLGIYSVSKAALISLTKVYAKEWGDHKIRVNAICPGLIKTKFSEALWSNDKIMQQIIKKLAIKRAGTSEEIGAVALFLASKASSYTTGAVLTADGGFTI
- a CDS encoding acyl-CoA dehydrogenase family protein translates to MSNSEFLTSSRTEELLPKYRAFLKEHLYPIEKEIIYGSFKAHLPQLNSLRQLAKKEKLFAPHLSESEGGLGLSLFEFAGISEVLGSSPLGHYIFNCQAPDIGNMELMHQFASKELKDQYLKPLQRGEIRSCFAMTEPEHAGSNPKHLSTLAIRDGDHYVINGHKWFTSSADGASFTIVMAVTDPQNPNPYQRASMILVPLDNSGYKLIRNIPIMGDVGEDYMSHGEVSFTDCRVPVSNLIGYEGQGFVLAQERLGPGRIHHCMRWIGICERALDLMCKRAVYRELDPGRPLASQQTIQNWIAECSASIKASRLMVMNTAYQIEKSGAKAAKEDISTIKFFVSDVLMKVLDKAIQVHGGLGITDDTLLSFWYRHERGARIYDGPDEVHKSVLARSILKPYMNHE
- a CDS encoding zinc-dependent alcohol dehydrogenase family protein; this encodes MKQVIFNQTGMPNEVLILEEAPIPQPKPHEVRIKVTARNINPSDIMFVRGMYGITPKLPSSAGFEAAGVVDLADEKNTIPVGTRVIFTSIGTWKEYVCVPAHLVIPTPEGMSDEVACQAFINPLTAYGMLETSGLIRGDWVLITAGASAYGKLVIQMAKQKGINIACTVRRDEQKAYLTSLGADLVVNTEKEKLQKIIMEKTGEGVNVVFDAVGGTLGARALSCLKNNGKMMVFGLLSLENIPLNSGLLIFKNIKVEGFWLTSYLESLKQEERETAFRTVFTHLISQKVKVDIQSTFPLEKFKEALEEYEKGGRNGKVILVS